One window of the Janthinobacterium sp. PAMC25594 genome contains the following:
- a CDS encoding CBS domain-containing protein yields the protein MKVSEILQVKGNILYTVTPDQPLLDAANTMAEKDIGSLVVMEFGDLVGMLTFREVLNALHENAGQIGGGTVRKHMDDHPITVTPDTEVNEVRRIMLEKHARYLPVMNAKTLLGVISFYDVARAVLEAQSFENQMLKAYIRDWPAETTD from the coding sequence ATGAAAGTATCTGAAATTCTCCAAGTCAAGGGCAACATCCTCTACACGGTCACGCCTGACCAGCCCCTGCTTGACGCGGCCAATACCATGGCTGAAAAAGACATCGGTTCGCTGGTGGTCATGGAATTTGGCGACCTGGTCGGCATGCTGACCTTCCGCGAAGTGCTCAACGCGCTGCATGAAAACGCGGGCCAGATCGGCGGCGGCACCGTGCGCAAGCACATGGATGACCACCCGATCACCGTCACGCCCGACACGGAAGTGAATGAAGTGCGCCGCATCATGCTGGAAAAGCACGCGCGCTACCTGCCCGTCATGAACGCCAAGACCTTGCTGGGCGTCATCTCCTTCTACGACGTGGCGCGCGCCGTGCTCGAGGCGCAAAGCTTTGAAAACCAGATGCTGAAAGCATATATTCGCGACTGGCCGGCCGAAACCACCGATTAA
- a CDS encoding 2OG-Fe(II) oxygenase — translation MPAISFDGALAVPGPSIVDGLCRAGWLMQEQFISPELSRQLAAECVQAMQSGKMKGAGVGSGHAPLLQPDIRGDHIAWLEAGRSSACDSYLQHMEALRQTLNRELFLGLEEYESHFALYAPGAFYRAHLDRFRDDDKRTVSVVLYLNDDWLPEHGGALRLHPDGGPSVDIAPEAGRMAMFLSGEMLHEVLPTARERLSIAGWFRRRA, via the coding sequence ATGCCCGCAATATCGTTCGACGGCGCCCTTGCCGTGCCCGGACCGTCTATCGTTGACGGCCTGTGCCGCGCAGGCTGGCTGATGCAAGAGCAATTCATTTCCCCTGAACTCAGCCGCCAACTGGCCGCCGAATGCGTGCAAGCGATGCAGAGCGGCAAGATGAAGGGCGCCGGTGTGGGCAGTGGCCATGCGCCGCTGCTGCAGCCCGATATCCGCGGCGACCATATCGCATGGCTGGAAGCGGGCCGCTCAAGCGCCTGCGATAGCTATCTGCAGCATATGGAAGCGTTGCGCCAGACCCTCAACCGCGAGCTGTTCCTGGGGCTGGAAGAGTACGAAAGCCATTTCGCCCTGTATGCGCCGGGCGCCTTTTACCGAGCCCATCTGGACCGTTTCCGCGACGACGACAAGCGCACCGTGTCCGTCGTGCTGTATCTGAACGACGACTGGCTGCCCGAACACGGCGGCGCGCTGCGTTTGCACCCCGATGGCGGCCCCAGCGTGGATATCGCGCCCGAAGCAGGGCGCATGGCCATGTTTCTGTCGGGCGAGATGCTGCACGAGGTGCTGCCGACGGCGCGTGAACGTCTATCCATCGCCGGCTGGTTTCGCCGCAGAGCGTGA